GTCGTCTGACGGAAAACACGCTGCGCCTTTGGGCGGCAGCCGAAGCCATGAGCTTCACCCTGGTGGCCGGTGCGACCGGTCTGTCGCGTACCACCATTCACGCCGGTATCAAAGAACTCGAACAGCCGTTGGGCAAAGAGCGTTCTGGGTTGGGCACCGCGCGTTTCAGGATCCGCCGGCC
The genomic region above belongs to Pseudomonadota bacterium and contains:
- a CDS encoding ISAzo13 family transposase; the protein is MRGQGLRKATKQKYQQLVGRLTENTLRLWAAAEAMSFTLVAGATGLSRTTIHAGIKELEQPLGKERSGLGTARFRIRRP